CAGCCAGCCCGCGCTCGAGTTGGACGTGGAGACCGCGAAGGCGTGCGCTTCGCCGGCGAAGGTGCGCGTCTGCCCGTGATTGAAGGCCGCGCTCGCGCGCGTGTTCGTCCCCACCACCGTGCCATGGCCGTCGCGGATGGGGACGCCCGTCACCAGCCCCCAATCGTCGTCCGCCGGGTCGTTGGTGGGGACGCGGTTGCCTCCGGACACCTGGAGCTTGCAGTTGTAGGGACTGACCAGGCAGTACTCGCCATTCACCCCGGCGAACGCCGCCTGCGCGCGTGTCGACAGGGATTCCCCAGCGCCTTCATCCGCTCCCGTGCCACCACAGGCGAGCGTCGCGAGCAGGCACAGGGAAAGGGATTTGGTGAATTTTAGCATATTGCTAGGAGATTTCGAAATGCATGGGCCGTCAAGGGTTGGCCTGGAGGTCGGCGCGAGGCCAGGCCCGCAGCATCGCGCCAGGTCGGCCCAGAGGGCGGAAGTGTCTGTGAACGCTGGAGGAATCAGTGCTCTGGCGGGTCGCGGCATGATTTCATTGGTTGGTTGGAATTACGCTGAAGTTGCGGATGTCGGCTTGTCATCGTGGTGTGTTTGGTTTCAGCATGGTGGCCTCTCGTTTCGTCGAGGAGCCTATGGTCTTGATGCGAGGACGTGGGTCGTTTGGAGTCGCGGTGCTGTGTTTGGCAATGGGGGCATGCACCGAAGCGAACGCCCCGAAGGAGTCCCCTGCCTCGGCCGTGGGCGCGGTCTCCGCGGCGGTCTTTGGGGGCCCTGAAGTCCTGGCGAGGGACGCGGACCAGGCGGCCACGTTCGTCAGGGGCGCCCTGGGTTCGGTGCCCAGGGACGCGGCGGCGGTGCGCGGAATCCAGGCGGACGCGCTGGCGCCCGTGCTGGCCCAGGTGGCGCCGCTGTTCCGGGTGTCACCGGAGCAGCTGTTCCTCAAGCGGGCCTATGTCGGCCCTGACGGGGACGCGCACTTCCGCTTCGGCGTGAAGGTGCACGACATCGTCGTGAAGGGCGCGGAGCTGCGGCTGCACGCGCGCGACGGGCAGGTCTTCGCGGCCAACGGCGACGCGCGGGGGGACCTCCCGGCGCCGGTGGGGGCCTCCATCAGCGCGGAGCAAGCGCTGGCCGCGGTGATGGCGGACCGGGCCTCTCCGCCGGGCTCCAAGGTCGACGGCGCTCCCCAGCTCGTCTACTGGCGCGTGGGGAGCCAGCTCCTGCTGGCCTACGGGCTGCGCGTCTCCGGGCAGTGGGAGGGCGGTGACAAGGTCGATGACACGGTGCTCGTCAACGCTCGCAGCGGCGACGTGTTCGAGCGCATCACCCACCTGCACTCCGCGCTCTACCGAATCGTCTACAACGGGAACAATGGCACGACGCTGCCGGGCTCGGAGGTCCGCCGGGAAGGAGACCCGCCGGTGGGCGACGCCGTCGTCAACGCCGCGTACGACAACCTGGGCTTCACCTACCACTGCTTCAACGACCTGTTCGGGCGCGACTCCTACGATGGGATGGGGGCGTCGTTGATCGCCACGGTCCACCACCGCGTGAACTACGTGAACGCGTTCTGGAACGGGGCGCAGATGGTCTTCGGGGACGGCGATGGGGTGACCGCCAAGAACCTGGCGCTGGCCACCGACGTGACGGCGCACGAGCTGATGCACGCCGTGACGGAGCGCGATTCGGACCTCATCTACTCCGGCGAGTCCGGCGGCCTGAACGAGTCGCTGTCCGACATCTTCGGCAACGTGTGTGAGTGGCACAGCCGGGGCAGGGTCATCACCGCCGGCACGTGGCTCGTCGGCGAGGACGTCTGGACGCCGAACACGGAGGGCGATGCCCTGCGCTACATGCACAACCCCCGGTTGGACGGGGAATCGCTGGACAACTACCCGGACTACTACTCGGGCGTCGACGTCCACTACAGCTCGGGCATCTCCAACCTGGCCTTCTACCTGCTCTCCCAGGGCGGCGTGCACCCGCGCTTCCCCAAGCCCACGCCCGTGGTGGGCATCGGCATCGAGAAGGCCGCGCGCATCTTCTACAAGGCGAACCACGACCTGCTGGTGCCGTCCTCCAACTTCGAGTCGGCGAAGCAGGCCACCGAGCAGGCGGCGGCGCAGCTGGGCTACGACGCGGCCACGGTGGCCTCCGTCAAGGCCGCGTGGGAGGCGGTAGGCGTGGGTGACGTGTCGCATCCGCCGGTCGAGGTCCTCGAGCGCAACGAGCCCGTCACCTTCTCCGGGACGCGGTCCAAGTGGACCTACTTCGAGGCCGACGTTCCCGAGGGCGCCCAGGACCTGCGCTTCACCCTGTCGGGTGGCACGGGAGACGCCGACATCTATGTCCGCTTCAACACCCCCCCGACGACCTCGCTCTTCGACTGCCGCCCCTACAAGACGGGCAACAACGAGGAGTGTGCCTTCGCGACGCCCTCGGCCGGCAAGTGGTTCGTCTTCGTCCATGGCTTCACGGACTTCGCCAACGCCACGCTGGTCATGACGTACAAGGGAGGCTTCGTGCCGCTCCAGCCCAACGTCGAGGTGGGCGACCTGTCCGCGGCGCAGGACGACTCCACGGGCTTCATCGTGGACATCCCGGAGCGCGACGACGGGGGCACGCGCAACATCACCGTGCGCGTCAACGGTGGCACCGGCAACGTGGACCTCTACGTGCGCCGGCTCGCGATTCCGACCCACAGCGAGTACGACTGCCGCAGCATGAAGGAGTCGCCCGACGAGCGCTGCGACCTGAAGTACGTCGACGGCGGCAGGTACTACGTGTGGCTCTACGGCGCGAAGGGCGGGTACGCCGACGCGTCGGTCATCGTCACGTATCGCTGACGCGCCCAGGGGCCGGGCGCCCTCCCGTCGTCCATGGACGGTGGGGTGCCCGGGCCTTCCGGTGATTCGGGAGGCGGGACGGTGGCGCGCGGCGGGGTAGGCTGCCCGGCGATGTCCAGTCCCGCTGACACCCCGGCGCCCGCGCGTCGCTTCCACGACGAGCCCCTCATCCTCATCGTCCGTCACCTCCGCGGCCTGCTGCCGCGGGGGCTGGCGCGCATCGAGGTCCCCGACCCCGACCTGGGCCGGGGCCGCTATCCCGGCGAGCGCGTGGGGCCAGGCGCGGGGCTCGTCCACCGCCCGCTGCGCAGCTGGTGCGACCTGGCGGAGGGGCTCGGTTGTCGGCTGCTCACCCCGCGAGGCGTCGACGCCACCCATGTCGCGCTCACCTTCGAGCCCCTGGGCGACGAGGCGTCGTGGCACGCGGGTGGGAGCGCGGCGTCGGGGGACGCGGTGCCCGCGCACGAGCGCTACGGCGCGGAGTCCGACTTCGCCCGGGTGCGCAAGCTGGAGGACGCGGGCTTCCTGATGCCCTGGCTGGAGGCCCTGGGCCGCATCCGGCTCCCGGCCGGGGCGCGCGTGCTGGACCTGGGCGTCAACCGGGGGGACGAGCTGGCGGCGTTCGCGTGGCTGGAGGACGCGCCGGACGTCTCCTTCGTCGGCGTGGACCACAGCGTCAGCGCGCTCGCGGAGGCCCGCGCGCGCTTCCCGGACGCGCGCCACGCCTTCCTCGCCGCGGACCTCGACGCGCTGCCGGAGGAGCTGGGGCGCTTCCACCTCGTGGTGTCGGTGGGCACGCTCCAGAGTCCGGGAGTGGACGACCACGCGCTCTTGCGGCGGCTGGTGCAACGGCACCTGGAGCCTCGGGCGACGCTGCTGCTGGGCTTCCCCAACTCCCGCTTCCGCGACGGCGAGGTCGTCTACGGCGCCCGCGTGCGCAACCTGCGCGAGCCGGACCTGTCCCTCCTGGTGAAGGACCTGTCCTTCTACCGCCGCTACCTGCACCAGCACGGGTTCCGGACGTTCCTCGGCGGGCGCTACGACCTGCTGCTCACCGCCGTCCGTGGCGGGGATTGAGGGCGCGTCTCAGTCCTCCGCCTGCACGTCCTCCAGGCGCACGCCCCAGTCCTCCAGCACCTTCGCCTCGTCCTCCGGGCTCTTCGTCTTCTTGAAGCGGGCGTCGGACACGCCCTTCACCCGGCGCTCGCACGCCGCCCAGGTCGAGTGACGCTTCACCGTGCGCCCCACCTGGCTCAGGTACGAGTACGCCTTGGCCGCGGCCTCCTTCTGCCGGGGCTTCTCCTCGGGCAGGGACGTGTCCTCGGGCACGTCATGGAGGTCCACGTCGTAGCCGACGAGCGGCCCGACGTAGAGCCGCGGTGGCTTGCCGCGCGAGAAGCCCACGGCGATGGCGTCCACCCGCTCGTTGCCGGGCACGCCCACGTGGCCCCGGACGTAGTGCCACTCCACCGTCGCCGCGTCGCCGGAGAACGCCTGTCGACGCTGGGCCAGCAGCGCCATCAGCCGCTTCCAGTAGGCCGCGTTGGCCACGTCCTTCCCATCCGCCGTCTTCCACCCGCGCTTGCTCCAGCCGAACGCCCAGCGGGTGATGCCCTGGATGACATAGGTGGAGTCCGTGTGGATGTGCAGGGGGCCCGGGGTGGTCTCCAGGTGGCGCAGCGCCCGGCCCACCGCCGTCAGCTCCATCCGGTTGTTGGTCGTCTCCGGCTCGAAGCCCCCCAGCTCCGTCACCTGGCCCTCCGGCGTGGCGATGATGGTGCCCCAGCCTCCCGGACCCGGGTTCCCCGAACAGGCGCCGTCGGCGAAGACGAAGATGGCGTGGCTCTTCATGGGGGCGCACCCTACGCGGCCCCTCTCCCCCCGGGCCAGGACGACGCGCGCCACCCGCGTCCTGGGCCTGACACCGGAGTCACGATTCCACCCTCCGGCTCGGTGTCACGCACTCCGTCGGGGTGCTGGTACGTTGCTTGCTTTGGGGCCCGTCGTCTCGGGATGGGCCGGAATCGTCGAGGGAGAGGTCGTCTTCAGCCATGTCATCGCCGCCGTGCTCCGTCGTGTCTCCACCTGTCGTCGCGAAGTCCTCGCCGCCGCGTCGGTGGGGCGCGCGCGCGGTGCTGCTCCTGGCGAGCGTGGCGTCGGTGGCCTCGTCCCAGACAGGGCCATCGCCGCTGGTGGCCACGTCCTCGGTGCAGTCGCTGACGCTGAGTGACGCCTGGCCGGAGGCGCGGCGCGTCTTCTCGGTGGAGGCGGTGGCGCCGCGACGGCCGGACGAGGACGTCACGCTGGAGGTGGGTGCCACGCTCCAGGTGCGCTGGGTCCCCGCCGACGACGACCCCCGCCGTCCCTCCGTGCGCGCGCGCATGAGCCTGGGGGAGCGCCTGGGCAGATGGGAGACGACGACGGCGCTGGCCCCCCGGGCCTCGGCGCCGGTGGAGCTCGACGTCCTGGCGGGTGACGACTGCAACCTGATGGAGGACTGTTTCTGGGACGCGGTGCTCGACGTGGAGCTGCAGGGCGAGCATGGCCCGGGCGTCGTCGAGGTGGAGTGGATCTCCACCGGGAGCCTCTTCTTCGCCGACGGGCTGAACACGCCGCCGGAGGTCACGCTGACGCTCGGGCTGCCATGAGTCGTCCCGACGACGCGGCCGCCCAGCCGCCCGCGGTGCCCGGAGACGCGCTGTTGCACCCGCTGGTGTTCGGCGCGGTGCTGGTGCTCCTGCTCAACGACCATGTCTTGAAGGCGCGGTGGCCGTCCTGGTGGACGGGGAAGCTGTCCGACGTCGCGGGGCTGGCCATGTTCCCGCTGCTGCTCCAGGGGCTGTGGGAGCAGGTCCGCGAGCGGCGCGCGCGCGCCTTCCGGCCCTCGTGGGCGGTGCTGGTGGCGAGCGTGCTGCTGACGGCGGCGTGCTTCGGGGCCGTCAAGCTGTCGGAGACCGCGGGCGACGGCTGGCGATGGGGGTTGGGGACGCTGCAGTGGCCGGCGCGGGCGGCGTGGGCGCTCGCGTCGGGGCGCGCGGTGCCCGGCGTCGCGCCGGTGTCGCACGTGGTGGACCCCACGGACCTGCTCGCCCTGCCCGCGCTGCTCATCCCGTGGTGGGTGGGGCGGCGGCGGTGTGGCGCGCCTGACGGCCCGGCCTGAACGAGCGGCTGGCGCCCGGGGGGCCTCGCCGTGGTGCTTGCCCGCATCACAGCGACCCGAGGAACGCGAGCAGCGCTTCCCGGTCCTCGCGGCGCAGGCGCGTGTAGCGCTCGCGGGCGGGGGCCGCCTCGCCGCCGTGCCACAGCACGGCCTCCTCGAGGTTGCGCGCGCGGCCATCGTGGAGGAAGCGCGTGTGGCCGTTCACCGTCTCCACCAGGCCGATGCCCCACAGCGGCGGCGTGCGCCACTCCCGTCCGGTGGCCTCGCCGTCCGGTCTTCCATCCGCGAGCCCCTCGCCCATGTCGTGCAGCAACAGGTCCGAGTAGGGGCGGATGGACTGGCGGGACAGCTCCGGGAAGCCGGGGACGTCCGCGGTCTCCATCGCCCGGTCCACGTGACAGGCCGCGCAGCCCAGCGCGCGGAAGACGCCCTTGCCCCGGAGCACCGTGGGGTCCGTCCAGTTCCTGCGCCTGGGCGCGGCCAGCAGCCGGTTGTAGAGGACGAGCCGCTCCAGGTCGTACGGCTCCACCTCCGGCTTCGCGGTCGCCTCGGCCGCGCCGGGTTCGGGGGCGCGGGGATAGACCTCCGACGTCAGTCCCATGTCGATGACGAGCGCGTGCGCCACCTGTTGCGTCAGCGAGGGCTGGTTGGCCTTCCAGCCGAAGCGCCCCAGCCGCTTGCGGCCCTCCGTCACGTCCTCGACCTGGTTCGGGCGCCCGGAGATGCCGTCGCCGTCGCGGTCGTCCGGGTCCGCCAGCGCCAGCAGCGTCTCCTCGGGCAGGGCCTCCAGCAAGCCGAGCCCGAAGTTGGCGGGGGCCACGCGCGGGGAGAAGGGCACGTCCGCGCCCAGCGGTCCTCCGGAGAGGTCCGTGAACCGGTAGCGCGGGCGCAGCAGGGTGAAGGGCTCCCCGGTGGCGAACTCGCCGTCGAGCTCCTCGTACGTCACCTCGGCGCGGCCCTCGCCCCGGGGCGCGCCCAGGCGGTGCGCGTCGAGCTGCTTGCCGTACTCGGGATGGGGACCCGTGCCACCAGGCGCGCCCAACTGGAAGACGAGTGACACGGGAGGCTCGGCGGCGGACGCGGGAGGCCGCCCGCGCCCGTCCTTCACGTGGCACGTCATGCAGGAGACCGCGCTGAACAGCGGGCCCACCTGGGGCGCGACATGGGTGGGCTCGCTCCAGTCCCGGTCGAAGACGCGCTTGCCCAGGTGGAACTCCGGCCACTTCTCGCGAGGCATGTTCGGCGGGGCGCGGCCGAACGCGTTCCTGCCCGCCTCCACCACCGTGGCGCCGCCGCCGACGAGCTCCTCGCCGGGCTCCGGCTCCGCGACGAGCGCGCCCAGCTCCAGGATTTCGGGCCGTCGCCGCGTGTCCGCCCACACCGCGGTGAGCACCAGCGCGCTCAGGGGCAGACCCAGCC
This sequence is a window from Myxococcus stipitatus. Protein-coding genes within it:
- a CDS encoding class I SAM-dependent methyltransferase: MSSPADTPAPARRFHDEPLILIVRHLRGLLPRGLARIEVPDPDLGRGRYPGERVGPGAGLVHRPLRSWCDLAEGLGCRLLTPRGVDATHVALTFEPLGDEASWHAGGSAASGDAVPAHERYGAESDFARVRKLEDAGFLMPWLEALGRIRLPAGARVLDLGVNRGDELAAFAWLEDAPDVSFVGVDHSVSALAEARARFPDARHAFLAADLDALPEELGRFHLVVSVGTLQSPGVDDHALLRRLVQRHLEPRATLLLGFPNSRFRDGEVVYGARVRNLREPDLSLLVKDLSFYRRYLHQHGFRTFLGGRYDLLLTAVRGGD
- a CDS encoding RNase H family protein — its product is MKSHAIFVFADGACSGNPGPGGWGTIIATPEGQVTELGGFEPETTNNRMELTAVGRALRHLETTPGPLHIHTDSTYVIQGITRWAFGWSKRGWKTADGKDVANAAYWKRLMALLAQRRQAFSGDAATVEWHYVRGHVGVPGNERVDAIAVGFSRGKPPRLYVGPLVGYDVDLHDVPEDTSLPEEKPRQKEAAAKAYSYLSQVGRTVKRHSTWAACERRVKGVSDARFKKTKSPEDEAKVLEDWGVRLEDVQAED
- a CDS encoding M4 family metallopeptidase, giving the protein MGAVSAAVFGGPEVLARDADQAATFVRGALGSVPRDAAAVRGIQADALAPVLAQVAPLFRVSPEQLFLKRAYVGPDGDAHFRFGVKVHDIVVKGAELRLHARDGQVFAANGDARGDLPAPVGASISAEQALAAVMADRASPPGSKVDGAPQLVYWRVGSQLLLAYGLRVSGQWEGGDKVDDTVLVNARSGDVFERITHLHSALYRIVYNGNNGTTLPGSEVRREGDPPVGDAVVNAAYDNLGFTYHCFNDLFGRDSYDGMGASLIATVHHRVNYVNAFWNGAQMVFGDGDGVTAKNLALATDVTAHELMHAVTERDSDLIYSGESGGLNESLSDIFGNVCEWHSRGRVITAGTWLVGEDVWTPNTEGDALRYMHNPRLDGESLDNYPDYYSGVDVHYSSGISNLAFYLLSQGGVHPRFPKPTPVVGIGIEKAARIFYKANHDLLVPSSNFESAKQATEQAAAQLGYDAATVASVKAAWEAVGVGDVSHPPVEVLERNEPVTFSGTRSKWTYFEADVPEGAQDLRFTLSGGTGDADIYVRFNTPPTTSLFDCRPYKTGNNEECAFATPSAGKWFVFVHGFTDFANATLVMTYKGGFVPLQPNVEVGDLSAAQDDSTGFIVDIPERDDGGTRNITVRVNGGTGNVDLYVRRLAIPTHSEYDCRSMKESPDERCDLKYVDGGRYYVWLYGAKGGYADASVIVTYR
- a CDS encoding di-heme oxidoredictase family protein, whose protein sequence is MRRRRYWLGLPLSALVLTAVWADTRRRPEILELGALVAEPEPGEELVGGGATVVEAGRNAFGRAPPNMPREKWPEFHLGKRVFDRDWSEPTHVAPQVGPLFSAVSCMTCHVKDGRGRPPASAAEPPVSLVFQLGAPGGTGPHPEYGKQLDAHRLGAPRGEGRAEVTYEELDGEFATGEPFTLLRPRYRFTDLSGGPLGADVPFSPRVAPANFGLGLLEALPEETLLALADPDDRDGDGISGRPNQVEDVTEGRKRLGRFGWKANQPSLTQQVAHALVIDMGLTSEVYPRAPEPGAAEATAKPEVEPYDLERLVLYNRLLAAPRRRNWTDPTVLRGKGVFRALGCAACHVDRAMETADVPGFPELSRQSIRPYSDLLLHDMGEGLADGRPDGEATGREWRTPPLWGIGLVETVNGHTRFLHDGRARNLEEAVLWHGGEAAPARERYTRLRREDREALLAFLGSL